Proteins encoded in a region of the Hippopotamus amphibius kiboko isolate mHipAmp2 chromosome 11, mHipAmp2.hap2, whole genome shotgun sequence genome:
- the LOC130830886 gene encoding allatostatin-A receptor-like — protein sequence MEANATSTTGLTATPEQLLRLVFAGVCGLILLVGLLANGLMLLVVGRGPGAPHPLLTLTDSLMVNITLSDLLFLGCVVPVLLLSFLQQDWWLGPTICTTCQAANTTTMFCTFYSMVATALLRHVAVAWPDVALPSGLGTRLLLCGAMWVLGLTASLPNWLFQRVVEEEEAWACLLLLNPAQTSCYFALLGALAFLPCMLGLGCSFSHMGWLLWRHSHGPMGENIREHQENTGLILVVLVVFVLMWGPCSVLGYVAAVGDLPATPVAFMASSLCTILAYSNCAVSPILCFYLSRPFRARLRDLFCRPVAARHSRDVGGAGVVMESIEPRHDRASGGLWGLAGV from the coding sequence ATGGAGGCCAACGCCACATCCACCACTGGGCTCACAGCCACACCTGAGCAACTGCTCCGACTCGTCTTTGCCGGGGTCTGTGGCCTCATCCTGCTGGTGGGGCTGCTGGCCAATGGGCTGATGCTGCTGGTGGTGGGCCGGGGCCCGGGTGCCCCCCACCCACTCCTCACCTTGACCGACAGCCTCATGGTGAACATCACGCTGTCTGACCTGCTCTTCCTGGGCTGTGTGGTGCCCGTGCTCCTCCTCAGCTTCCTGCAGCAGGACTGGTGGCTGGGCCCCACCATCTGCACCACCTGCCAGGCTGCCAACACCACCACCATGTTCTGCACCTTCTACAGCATGGTGGCCACGGCTCTGCTACGCCATGTGGCAGTGGCCTGGCCTGACGTGGCCCTCCCATCCGGCCTGGGCACCCGCCTGCTGCTCTGTGGGGCCATGTGGGTCCTGGGCCTCACTGCATCGCTGCCCAACTGGCTGTTCCAGCGAGTGGTCgaggaggaggaggcctgggCCTGCCTCTTGCTCCTGAACCCTGCTCAGACCTCCTGCTACTTCGCACTGCTGGGAGCCCTGGCCTTCCTGCCTTGCATGCTGGGGCTGGGCTGCTCTTTCAGCCACATGGGCTGGCTCCTGTGGAGACATTCCCATGGTCCCATGGGGGAGAACATCCGGGAGCACCAGGAGAACACAGGGCTCATCCTTGTAGTGTTGGTGGTCTTTGTGTTGATGTGGgggccctgctctgtgctgggctaTGTGGCAGCTGTGGGGGACCTGCCTGCCACCCCAGTGGCTTTCATGGCATCCAGCCTCTGCACCATCCTGGCCTACTCCAATTGTGCTGTCAGCCCCATCCTCTGCTTCTACCTTTCTCGCCCCTTCCGGGCAAGACTCAGGGACCTCTTCTGCAGGCCAGTGGCAGCCAGGCATTCCAGGGATGTGGGAGGGGCTGGTGTGGTGATGGAGAGCATTGAGCCTCGACATGACAGGGCCTCAGGAGGCCTGTGGGGTCTGGCAGGGGTCTGA
- the RAB44 gene encoding ras-related protein Rab-44, which translates to MESGEQVPRKGRKLGSSRRRQMREPADGQDALVAPEPESWSSQSAAELQGFFQDCGAKERGFVTREDLAVAKFSFLGSEEEPGMIFDWVDVERKGRLSLEEFSSGLQNIFGSSPSTHILHRRRPLPSKRRSAATSLPTLEEANPEEKEAFFAFMEQLGASHSLAEQAETWQLWRKLRQEEPQLAGNLEGFLAKMHSRLKEARADKEVLQLTLRKRDSDHHRKVQQLYEEMEQQIQREKQQLQAESDFRGLALSSQMQEVLEAKEREVQRLTEDQKKLEAQLHRLSSTHQEASSENQQLRETKRDLAGQLEEVRGQLQVTRGHLSTARDHVSWQMEEEPSVPRAGEEKPPDPQAVPSEEAPLPGLTGDNDDRDQLLSSSCSTPHRALRLSWSPPPIPRASARPQAPQGARQISISGPQALLFGPEPPSEPDGSPRSPPGVTSRTKEEKGVDAEGQDIRPEQTGEPPSLEPKEESGPGPGVHFHWGLPGAPAGESGSLVAAALKVSIPLEDGPPPQVTSPPPQAPAGPREQFQASYSDDEGPGAWRSGSHRGIGAGRADPEQTGEPPSLEPKEESGPGPGGPRPGPAPAKLPRQREALYQDPRATGPEPGLGSPGAGALTAGVGEPSQGLEPGGQAPTEGLERGEQSPDAQEGHPGGLQEAHSQVLGPEGPPALPHQSLEEEPRAEERKAVDPGGQDFMSEQTEETNGLSTGHSEFPQHDSLSAPLPTDRAQAQAEAEAPAPEKPSPSRGSSPTATQPGDEAGPQEPTQTLRSRAELEAQPRPRSTTTHAEEETGPPQPMEPRAETRPEDPGMDSGGTGLTPSPGDRTASEPLANPDYTFHVIFLGDSNVGKTSFLHLLHQNTFASGLTATVGVDFRVKNLLVDNKCFALQLWDTAGQERYHSVTRQLLHKADGVVLMYDVTSQESFAHVRYWLNCLQDTASDGVVVLLLGNKTDCEEDRQVSTEAGQQLAQELGVSFGECSAALGHNILEPVVNLARSLKMQEERLKRSLVEVAPEKPRKRAGCCS; encoded by the exons GTGGCCAAGTTCAGCTTCCTGGGCAGCGAGGAGGAGCCGGGGATGATCTTTGACTGGGTGGATGTGGAGCGGAAGGGACGCCTCTCCCTTGAAGAATTCAGCTCTGGGCTCC AGAACATCTTTGGCTCCAGCCCGAGCACCCACATCCTCCACAGAAGGAGGCCACTGCCGTCCAAGCGACGATCTGCAGCCACCAGCCTCCCAACACTGGAGGAGGCCAACCCTGAGGAGAAGGAGGCATTCTTTGCCTTCATGGAGCAGCTGGGAGCCAGCCACTCACTTGCCGA GCAGGCGGAAACCTGGCAGCTCTGGAGGAAGCTGCGGCAGGAGGAGCCCCAGCTGGCAGGCAACCTGGAGGGCTTTCTGGCCAAGATGCACAGTCGCCTGAAGGAGGCCCGGGCCGACAAGGAGGTTCTGCAGCTGACCCTGAGGAA GAGGGACTCTGACCACCATCGCAAGGTCCAGCAGCTCTATGAAGAGATGGAGCAGCAGATTCAGCGGGAGAAGCAGCAGCTGCAGGCCGAG AGTGACTTCCGGGGCCTGGCCCTCAGCTCCCAGATGCAGGAGGTCCTGGAGGCCAAAGAGCGTGAGGTGCAGCGGCTGACTGAGGACCAGAAGAAG CTGGAGGCCCAGCTCCACCGGCTCAGCAGCACACACCAGGAGGCCAGCTCGGAGAACCAGCAGCTTCGCGAGACCAAGCGGGACCTGGCTGGGCAGCTGGAAGAGGTGCGGGGGCAGCTGCAGGTGACCAGGGGGCACCTGAGCACCGCCAGGGACCACGTGTCCTGGCAGATGGAGGAGGAACCGAG TGTCCCCAGAGCAGGTGAGGAGAAGCCTCCAGACCCTCAGGCAGTCCCCTCTGAGGAGGCTCCCCTGCCTGGACTGACGGGGGACAACGATGACCGAGACCAGCTcctcagcagcagctgcagcacgcCCCACCGTGCCCTGCGGCTCTCCTGGagcccaccccccatcccaaGAGCCTCCGCACGCCCCCAGGCACCCCAAGGGGCCAGGCAGATCTCCATCTCGGGGCCGCAGGCTCTTCTGTTTGGTCCAGAGCCACCTTCAGAGCCAGATGGGTCTCCAAGGAGCCCCCCCGGGGTGACTTCCAGgaccaaggaagagaaaggagtggACGCAGAGGGCCAGGACATCAGGCCAGAGCAGACTGGAGAGCCCCCCAGCCTGGAACCTAAGGAGGAGTCAGGGCCCGGCCCTGGGGTCCACTTCCACTGGGGGCTCCCAGGGGCCCCAGCTGGGGAGTCAGGGAGCCTGGTAGCAGCTGCGCTCAAAGTGTCCATCCCTTTGGAGGATGGACCCCCTCCTCAAGtgacctctccccctccccaggccccagctgggccCAGGGAACAGTTCCAGGCCTCATACTCAGATGACGAgg ggcctggagccTGGAGGTCAGGCTCCCACAGAGGGATTGGAGCGGGGCGAGCAGA CCCAGAGCAGACTGGAGAGCCCCCCAGCCTGGAACCTAAGGAGGAGTCAGGGCCCGGCCCTGGG ggccccaggcctgggcctgcCCCAGCCAAGctgcccaggcagagggaggccctCTATCAGGACCCACGTGCCACGGGCCctgagccagggctggggtcccCGGGAGCTGGAGCCCTCACAGCAGGGGTGGGTGAgccctcccagggcctggagccTGGAGGTCAGGCTCCCACAGAGGGATTGGAGCGGGGCGAGCAGAGCCCAGATGCCCAGGAAGGCCATCCTGGGGGACTACAGGAAGCTCATAGCCAGGTCCTTGGGCCCGAAGGGccgcctgccctcccccaccagagTCTGGAAGAGGAGCCCAGGGCTGAGGAAAGGAAAGCAGTGGACCCAGGAGGGCAGGATTTCATGTCAGAGCAGACTGAAGAGACTAATGGCCTGAGCACTGGGCACTCGGAATTCCCCCAGCACGATTCCCTATCTGCTCCTCTTCCCACtgacagagcacaggctcaggctGAGGCAGAAGCCCCAGCTCCTGAAAAACCATCCCCTTCAAGGGGCTCTTCCCCAACAGCGACTCAGCCTGGGGATGAAGCAGGGCCCCAGGAGCCCACACAAACCCTCCGCAGCAGGGCTGAGCTGGAAGCCCAACCCAGGCCCCGATCTACAACCACTCATGCAGAAGAAGAAACAGGCCCTCCTCAACCCATGGAGCCAAGGGCAGAGACCAGGCCTGAAGATCCAGGAATGGACTCAGGAGGCACTGGGCTGACCCCATCCCCAGGGGACCGCACAGCCAGTGAGCCTTTGGCCAATCCTGATTACACCTTCCACGTCATCTTCCTGGGAGACTCGAACGTGGGCAAAACATCCTTCCTGCACCTGCTGCACCAGAACACCTTTGCCAGCGGGCTGACAGCTACTGTGG GAGTGGATTTTCGGGTCAAAAACCTGCTGGTGGACAACAAGTGCTTTGCGCTGCAGCTCTGGGACACAGCTGGCCAGGAGAG GTATCACAGTGTGACGCGGCAGCTGCTCCACAAGGCTGATGGAGTGGTGCTTATGTACGATGTCACCTCCCAGGAGAGCTTTGCCCACGTGCGCTACTGGCTGAACTGTCTCCAG GATACAGCATCCGATGGTGTGGTTGTCCTTCTCTTGGGAAACAAGACGGACTGTGAGGAGGATCGCCAAGTGTCCACTGAGGCTGGGCAGCAGCTGGCCCAG GAGCTGGGGGTCTCCTTTGGAGAGTGCAGTGCTGCCCTGGGTCACAACATCCTGGAGCCTGTGGTGAACCTGGCCCG GTCACTCAAGATGCAAGAAGAACGCCTGAAGAGGTCACTGGTGGAGGTGGCCCCCGAGAAGCCACGGAAGAGAGCGGGCTGCTGTTCTTGA